Proteins co-encoded in one Halorussus vallis genomic window:
- the cofG gene encoding 7,8-didemethyl-8-hydroxy-5-deazariboflavin synthase subunit CofG, with protein MIPGAAEYDVEVSPDDADVERLLAVGPEDVSPADELTFAKNVFVPLTTACRYTCTYCTYFDAPGEASLLSREEVRDVLRTGADAGCTEALFTFGDDPDDRYDRIHDQLAEWDHDSIHSYLREVCELALDEGLLPHSNPGDQTREQMELVADVNASMGVMLETTADVDAHAGPRVKSPGQRLATIRTAGELGVPFTTGILVGIGEDWRDRAESLLAIRELHERYGHVQEVIVQNVVPNERSRFEKPSVETMRRVVAMARYCLPEEVSVQVPPNLSPTRELLDCGVDDLGGVSPITDDYINPDYEWPALRELEDIADEAGVPLRERLPVYRRYLPEEVGGDAEGDDRDWIPESVRGAIEADDEAGARYRAVLDR; from the coding sequence ATGATTCCGGGGGCTGCCGAGTACGACGTGGAGGTTTCGCCCGACGACGCCGACGTCGAACGCTTGCTCGCCGTCGGACCCGAGGACGTCTCCCCGGCCGACGAACTCACCTTCGCGAAGAACGTCTTCGTTCCGCTGACGACCGCCTGCCGGTACACCTGCACCTACTGCACCTACTTCGACGCGCCGGGTGAGGCGTCGCTACTCTCGCGCGAGGAGGTGCGGGACGTCCTCCGGACCGGCGCCGACGCCGGCTGTACGGAGGCGCTCTTCACGTTCGGCGACGACCCCGACGACCGCTACGACCGGATTCACGACCAGCTAGCGGAGTGGGACCACGACTCCATCCACTCCTACCTCCGGGAGGTCTGCGAACTCGCGCTGGACGAAGGACTCCTTCCCCACAGCAACCCCGGCGACCAGACCCGCGAGCAGATGGAACTGGTCGCCGACGTCAACGCTTCGATGGGCGTGATGCTGGAGACGACCGCCGACGTCGACGCCCACGCCGGCCCGCGGGTGAAGTCGCCCGGCCAGCGACTGGCCACCATCCGGACCGCGGGCGAACTCGGCGTCCCGTTCACCACCGGCATCCTGGTGGGCATCGGCGAGGACTGGCGCGACCGGGCCGAGAGCCTGCTCGCCATCCGCGAACTCCACGAGCGCTACGGCCACGTCCAGGAGGTCATCGTCCAGAACGTGGTGCCCAACGAGCGCTCGCGCTTCGAGAAGCCCTCGGTCGAGACGATGCGCCGGGTCGTGGCGATGGCACGGTACTGCCTGCCCGAGGAGGTGTCGGTCCAGGTGCCGCCGAACCTCTCGCCGACCCGCGAACTGCTCGACTGCGGCGTCGACGACCTGGGCGGGGTGTCGCCCATCACGGACGACTACATCAACCCCGACTACGAGTGGCCCGCCCTCCGGGAACTGGAGGACATCGCCGACGAGGCCGGTGTCCCGCTCCGAGAGCGCCTGCCGGTGTACCGGCGGTATCTCCCCGAGGAGGTAGGCGGCGACGCCGAGGGTGACGACCGGGACTGGATTCCCGAGTCGGTCCGGGGAGCGATCGAGGCCGACGACGAGGCCGGCGCCCGGTATCGGGCCGTC
- the cofC gene encoding 2-phospho-L-lactate guanylyltransferase: MRVVVPYAAEEPKTRLADALSPEERVEFAAAMLADVLATVRAAGREPEVLATAPVAADAPVTVDERALTPAVDAALAETDDPVAVVMADLALATPEALSRLFDASRATDPDEGADVVLAPGRGGGTNAMVVAHPEFRTDYHGASYLDHLARAREVDASVATVDSHRLATDVDERVDLAEVLVHSDGRACAWLADAGFVLSTDGGRVRAVRE, from the coding sequence ATGCGAGTCGTCGTTCCCTACGCCGCCGAGGAGCCCAAGACCCGCCTAGCCGACGCGCTCTCGCCCGAGGAGCGCGTCGAGTTCGCGGCGGCGATGCTGGCCGACGTGCTAGCGACCGTCCGGGCGGCCGGCCGCGAACCCGAAGTCCTTGCAACCGCGCCGGTGGCCGCCGACGCCCCGGTCACGGTCGACGAGCGGGCGCTCACGCCCGCCGTCGACGCCGCGCTCGCCGAGACGGACGATCCCGTCGCCGTCGTGATGGCCGACCTCGCGCTGGCGACCCCCGAGGCGCTCTCGCGGCTGTTCGACGCGAGCCGCGCGACCGACCCGGACGAGGGGGCCGACGTCGTGCTCGCGCCGGGCCGGGGCGGCGGGACGAACGCGATGGTCGTCGCCCACCCGGAGTTCCGGACCGACTACCACGGCGCGTCCTACCTCGACCACCTCGCGCGCGCACGCGAGGTAGATGCGTCCGTCGCCACGGTCGACTCCCACCGGCTAGCGACCGACGTCGACGAGCGAGTCGACCTGGCGGAGGTGCTGGTACACTCCGACGGTCGAGCCTGCGCGTGGCTCGCCGACGCCGGATTCGTCCTCTCGACCGACGGCGGTCGGGTCCGCGCCGTCCGGGAGTAG